From the genome of Colletotrichum higginsianum IMI 349063 chromosome 4, whole genome shotgun sequence, one region includes:
- a CDS encoding Prostacyclin synthase — MSKLQLQWSNETDSQSAWLSRLDGHIPGGEQGRNVLLAIFSLYLAYQIFWASSHDPREPKLIKSRIPILGHIVGIYKHGSRHFTWIAQKTGLPIYLLPMIGGGRIAIANTPEVLSAIDKNPTAVAFIPLAALVIKKLSGLSAEGNRILCGKTAGPDKHEGYMHILSKGVHSTLAPGRSLDAVTSIVAYDLNDSIQELHGKTTRMNVLHWFRHAFGISSTDGIYGPGNPFKDPKVEAGFWAFDDSISDLLISPITRLTCPFGHKGRADAWAGFEKYFANGDHEQGSDLTKARYKTAADLGMNNLDIAKLEVTMIIGILTNTVPTIFWAVYYVYRDPSLLEKLRQEIAAVAIRGTDEKTGAPAWTLPTSALKEKCPLLTAVINETLRHRTCGISSRMVTEDCVLNNKYLLKKGTVCELPNNVLHSNEAYWGPTVNEFDPTRFLKDASSKEARMARGAFRPFGGGVSRCAGQYQAMSQMIGGLALLIMSNDCAPADGAEWKFPGAHGHTIAAAVDLPSSDLWLDVSSRKGYEDQTWKLDPKL; from the exons ATGTCCAAATTGCAACTCCAGTGGTCCAACGAGACCGATTCCCAGTCGGCTTGGCTAAGCCGGCTGGACGGTCATATTCCaggcggcgagcagggcCGGAATGTCCTGCTCGCGATCTTTTCGCTATACCTCGCCTATCAAATCTTTTGGGCGAGCTCCCACGATCCTCGCGAGCCAAAGCTCATCAAGTCCCGGATACCGATTCTTGGACATATTGTTGGCATCTACAAACATGGCTCTCGCCACTTTACATGGATTGC TCAAAAGACGGGCCTTCCCATCTATTTGCTCCCCATGATTGGGGGTGGTAGgatcgccatcgccaacacaCCAGAGGTTTTGAGTGCCATCGACAAGAATCCCACCGCCGTTGCCTTCATTCCTCTGGCTGCCCTTGTCATCAAGAAGCTCTCTGGCCTTTCTGCCGAGGGTAACAGAATTCTCTGCGGCAAGACTGCCGGGCCTGACAAGCATGAGGGGTACATGCACATCTTGTCGAAGGGCGTCCACAGCACCCTGGCCCCCGGCCGTTCCCTCGATGCTGTCACCAGCATCGTAGCATACGACCTGAACGACTCGATACAGGAGCTTCACGGCAAGACGACGCGCATGAACGTCCTCCATTGGTTCCGCCACGCTTTTGGAATCTCGTCCACCGACGGCATCTATGGTCCGGGGAACCCCTTCAAGGACCCCAAGGTGGAGGCCGGCTTCTG GGCGTTTGACGACTCCATCAGTGACCTTCTTATCAGTCCCATCACTAGGCTGACCTGCCCCTTCGGACAcaagggccgcgccgacgcgTGGGCAGGGTTCGAGAAGTACTTTGCGAACGGGGATCACGAACAGGGATCCGACCTCACCAAGGCGCGATACAAGACGGCCGCCGACCTGGGCATGAACAACCTGGACATCGCCAAGCTCGAGGTGACCATGatcatcggcatcctcaCCAACACCGTGCCCACCATCTTCTGGGCCGTCTACTACGTCTACCGCGACCCTTCTTTGCTGGAGAAGCTGCGTCAAgagatcgccgccgtcgccatccgCGGCACGgacgagaagacgggcgcCCCGGCGTGGACGCTCCCGACCAGCGCGCTCAAGGAGAAGTGTCCGCTCCTGACGGCCGTCATCAACGAGACGCTGCGGCACCGCACCTGCGGCATCTCGAGCCGCATGGTCACCGAGGACTGCGTCCTCAACAACAAGTACCTCCTCAAGAAGGGCACCGTGTGCGAGCTGCCCAACAACGTGCTGCACTCGAATGAGGCGTACTGGGGCCCGACCGTCAACGAGTTCGACCCGACGCGCTTCCTCAAGGACGCCTCCTCCAAGGAGGCGCGCATGGCCCGCGGCGCGTTCCGCCcttttggcggcggcgtgtcCAGATGCGCCGGCCAGTACCAGGCCATGTCCCAGATGATTGGCGGGTTGGCGCTGCTGATCATGAGCAACGACTGCGCCCCGGCCGACGGGGCCGAGTGGAAGTTCCCCGGCGCCCACGGTcacaccatcgccgccgccgtcgacctgccCTCGTCGGATCTGTGGCTCGAcgtctcgtcgaggaaggggTACGAGGACCAGACCTGGAAGCTGGACCCAAAGCTATAG